In the Deinococcus yavapaiensis KR-236 genome, CGTGCCCGAAGCCACCGAGCACGCCAAGAGCCGCGTCTTCGATCAAGCCGAGAACCGACTGCACGCCCAGAAGGCGCTCTTGTTCCACCTGTTGGGAAACAGCGAGGTGCGCTGGTGACTTTGCCAGCGAAACCGCGAATCTTCATCGACGGGGAGGCGGGTACGACCGGTTTGCAGATCCGCGCGAGACTCGCGGAGCGCACTGACCTCGAGCTCGTATCGATCGACGCCGAGAAGCGCAAGGACGACGCGGAACGCGCTCGCCTCTTGAACTCGGTGGACGTCGCCATCTTGTGTCTGCCCGATGAAGCGTCACGTCAAGCCGTCGCCATGATCGAGAACGACCGCGTGCGCGTGCTCGACGCGAGCAGCGCGCATCGCGTCGAGCCCGGCTGGACGTACGGCTTTCCCGAATTGTCGACCGCTCAGGAAGCGGCGATTCGCACGTCGACGCGCGTATCCGTGCCCGGCTGCTATCCCACCGGCATGATCGGCCTCGTGCGGCCCCTCGTGGACGCGAGGCTTCTCGCGTCCGACTACCCGGTGAGCGTCCACGGCGCGAGCGGCTACAGCGGAGGCGGACGGACGCTCGTGGACGCCATGGAAGGGCGCGGCGGCGCGCACAAGCTCGCCGGGCCTTACCGCGCGTACGGCCTCACGCTCGACCACAAGCACGTGCCCGAGATGCGCACGTACGGCGGCCTCGCGCACGCCCCGCTCTTCACGCCGTCCGTCGGCGCGTGGCGTCAAGGCATGCTCGTGGAAGTGCCGCTGCACACCCGACTGCTCGGCGGCGCGACAGGCCGAGATCTGCACGAGGCGTTGCGCGCGCATTACGAGGCGAGCCGCTTCGTGGACGTCATGGAATTCGGCGACGGCTCGCCCGACGTTCTCGATCCCGAGACCCTGGCGGGCACCAACCGCATGGAACTCTTCGTGTTCGAGAATCCGGCGCAAGGCCACGTCCTGCTGATGGCTCGCTTCGACAACCTCGGCAAGGGCGCGTCCGGCGCCGCCGTGCAAAACCTCGACCTCATGCTGGGCTTGGACGCCGAGCGTGACTACGCGGTTCGCGAGGAGGTGACGGCGTGACGACCTTTCCGACGGGCTTTCAAGCCGCCGCCCTCGCGGCCGGAATCAAGCCGAGCGGAAAGGTCGACCTCACGGCGGTCGTGAGCGACCGTCCTTGTGCCTGGGCCTTCGCGGGAACGACGAGCGCCGCCGCCGCCGCGTGCGTGACGTGGGGCCGCGAGCGGTACGCGACGGGCGCGGCCGTGCGGGCGTTGCTCGTGAACGCGGGCAACGCGAACGCCGCGACAGGAGAAGGCGGGGCGCGCGACAACGCCGAGATGGCCGCCTCGCTCGCCGCGTTAATGGGGACCGCCGCCGAGGAGGTCCTCACGGCGTCCACGGGCGTCATCGGGCATCGTCTTCCCATGGACCGCGTTCGGTCGGGAGTCGCTGCGCTCACGAATCGCTTCGAGAGCGACCTCTCGCCGCACGCGCACGCGATCATGACGACGGACCTCGTCGCGAAGACCGCCGAGGCGACCCTTTCTACGGGGCAACGGCTCGTCGGCGTGGCGAAGGGCAGCGGGATGATCCATCCCAACATGGCGACGATGTTCGCCTTCGTCTACACCGACGCGGACGTGAATCAAGCGCGCCTACGCGCCGCCTTTCCAGGCGTCGTGAACCGGACCTTCAACGCCGTTACCGTCGACGGCGACACGTCCACGAACGACATGGCGGTCGTCCTCGCGAACGGTGCGGGAGGAGCGTGCGACGAAACCGAGTTCCTGACGGCGCTCGAGGTCGTCATGCGTGACCTCGCTCGGCAGATCGCGCGCGACGGTGAGGGCGCGACGAAGCTTCTCACCGTCAAGGTCGCGGGCGCGGCGAGCGAGGAGGACGCGTTGCTCGCCGCACGGACGTGCGCGGGCAGCCCTCTTCTCAAGAGCGCCGTGCACGGCAACGACCCGAACTGGGGCCGCACGATCGCCGCGCTGGGACGATCCGGCGCTCGCCTCGACCTCGAGCGCTTGAAGGTGAGCGTGCAAGGCCACCGCGTCTTCGCGGGCGAACCTCTTCCCTACGACGCCAAGGCCGTCTCGGGCGAGATGCGCGCCGAGGAGGTCGTGTTCGACATCGACCTCGGCGTCGGCACGGCGAGCGGCGAGGCGTGGGGATGCGACCTCAGCGCCGAGTACGTGCGGATCAACGCCGAGTACACGACGTGAGGCGAGGCGAGGCGCGCCTCGCCTCGCCACCCTGACCTCCGGGAACGTTCGAGAGAGGAAGAAGTCCAACAGCTTTCCTTCGGGGATCGAAGTACCGTCGAGGTATGACAGGACTTTCGAGACAAATCATCCTGGTCGTGGCCGTCGTCGTGACGCTCGCAATGAACACGATCGCTGGGATCGGCTTGTTGTTCGGGCGCGATCCTGGCAGCATCTCGGATCGCTTGCCGAACGCCTTCACACCCGCCGGATTCACGTTCAGTATTTGGGGCCTCATCTTCTTGGCACTCATCGCGTTCGCTGCATGGCAAGCGAGGGCCGATCAACGAGGCGAACGGCTCGACAAGTTGGCGGTACCGTTTCTGCTCGCCAACCTCTTCAACATCACGTGGTTGCTCGCTTGGCACTCGCTGAACTACGGCCTGAGCGTCGTCATCATGCTGGCGCTCCTCGCGAGCCTCGTGTGGCTGTACCTGCGCCTGGACATCATGAACCTTCAGGGCGCCGAAAAGTTCTGGTTGGGCGCGCCGATCAGCTTGTACTTCGGCTGGATCAGCGTCGCGACCATCGCCAACGTCACCGCGTGGCTGGTGAGCCGGGGCGTCACGGACGGCTTGCTCGGAATCGGGGCGCAAGCTTGGTCGGCGATCCTGATCGGGGTCGCGTCGTTGGTCGGCGCGTTCTTGCTGTGGCGCAAGCGCGACTGGGTGTTCGCGGTCGTTCTCGCGTGGAGCTTTTACGGAGTGTACGCAGCGCGCCCGAACGCCGACGTCATCACCGCCGTCATCCTCGTCGGCGTCGCCTCGCTGCTGATCGCGTTCTTTCTCGGCTTGCGCCGTCTGCGCACCGATCCGCCACGTCCCCTGAGCGCTTGACTTTCACCTTCATGCGGGCGGCGAAGCTTCGCCGCCCGTCCTTCATGTTTCGGGTTTGGCCTCAGCGCTTATTTCGCCATCGTACGGACGAACGTTTGCATGTCGGTCACGCACTGATTGAACTCGCCGACTTTCACGCTGCCGGTGAAGGTGCGCAGCAAGCCGTTGGAGGACAGGTAAAGTTGCGAGACGTTGTATTCGGCGCCGCCCGAAGCGAAGCGGTAGCTCGCCAAAACGCCCCAGCTCCCTTCACGCTCGACGGGTTGCGTGACCACGTTGACGAGCTTTTGCGCGAACAAGGCTTGCTGCAAACGCGCCGCGAAGGTGCGCGCGTCGTCGCCGGTCTTGAACGTCGGCAAGGGCTGCTGATGCCGCTCCTCTTTGAGAAGACACGCGCCGTTTCCGCCTTGCCACGTGCCGTCGGGCAGGGCGTCCCAATTTTCGAAGGGCACGGCGAAAGCGCCGACCGAACCGAAGGAACATAAAAAAAGCATGAAGGCGCGCATTTCGCGCACCTTAACATGCCATTCTGAGAAAATCTATGAAGCGAGGCGAGATCAATCGTGCGAGTCTTGTAAAACAGGCTTCGGCGCTTGATGACGCGTCGCGTAGAGCGACGTGACGACGCTAAGCGTCAAGACGGTGACGATCACCGCGAGGGAAACGGACGTCGGAATCTTGTACACGTCGATGAGAAGCAATTTCACGCCGATGAACGACAAGATGACGGCCAGGCCCGTCTTGAGGTAGATGAAGCGGTCGACGACGTGCGCCAGCAGAAAGTACATGCTGCGAAGGCCCAAGATGGCCATGACGTTCGACGTGAACACGATGAACGGATCGGTCGTGATGGCGAAGATGGCGGGAATGGAATCCACGGCGAAGATCAAGTCGGTGAACTCCACGACGAGCAGCACCAAGAACAGCGGCGTCGCCATCCTCACGCCGTTTTGTACGGTGAAGAACTTCTGGCCGTCGTACGTCGGGCTGATCTTGAAGAAGCGGCGCGCGATTCGTACGGCCACGTTTTTCTCCAAGTCGACTTCCTCCCCGTGGCCGCCTTTAAACATCTTGATGCCCGCGTAGACGAGGAACGCTCCGAAGAAGTACAAAATCCAGTGAAAGCGGTCGATGAGCTGCGCGCCGACGAGGATCATGGCGCCCCGCATGAGAAGCGCGCCGATGACGCCCCAGAACAGCACGCGGTGGCGGTACTGCGCGGGCACGCCGAACGCGGCGAACACGAGGACGAACACGAAGATGTTGTCGACGGCAAGGGAGTACTCGACGACGTAGCCCGTGAGCCAATCGACGCCTTTTTGCGGACCGAGCCAATTCCAGATGACGGCGGCGAAGATGAGCGACAAGCTCACCCAGACGGTCGTCCAGATGCCCGCCTCCTTCACGGAGATGACGTGCGCTTTTCGGTTGAACACGCCGAGGTCGAGGGCGAGCATCGTCAGCACGCCGCCAATGAAAGCAAACCAGACCCAAAGGGGCAAATCCACGAGGGACCTCCTCTTGGGTCTCGCCAGTTTCGCGCGCGCACCGGGAAGGCACTGCCTTCCGTATTGACGATGCTCGCACCCACGGGCCGCATCGGCGGATGGTGTGGGCGGCTACTCCCCCAATTGTCTTTCATAGCGTAGCAGCGTTCGCACGCTTTTGGGCGCGCTTGCCTACAATCGTGCCTACCGGCGGGCTTCAGGTACGACCGAGGAAGGTCACGAGCTGGTAGAGATCGAAGGCGGCGAGGCCGAGCGCCACCCACTTCACGATGCCCGCAGAAACGCCCGTGCGCCGCTCTTGCACGATCGCGAAGACGAACAACGAGATCATCAGCAGAAAGCTCGCGATGTCGTTCCAAGGGCGCGGCAGCAGCACGACGACGAGCAGCACCAGAAACGCGACGACGAAGAAGATCACGCCTTGAGGTCGGGACATGACGGCAGTGTAGCGCCCGACGAACTGCACCTTTAGGCGGATGTTCCGAGGCAGCGAGGGCCGCACAATGAAAGCATGACGACGTTCGTTGCACAAACTCGCGACCTCACGAAGCGCTTCGGCGCGCAGGTGTCCGTGGATCACGTGAACCTCGCCGTGGAGCGCGGCACCGTGTACGGCCTGCTCGGGCCGAACGGCGCAGGAAAAACCACGACCCTCAAGTTGCTGCTCGGCTTGCTGAGCCCGTCGGGCGGTCGCGTGGACTTGTTCGAACGGCCGTGGTCGCGCGGCGCTCTGACTCGTGTCGGCGCCCTCATCGAAGCGCCCGCCTTGTACGCGCATCTCTCGGGCACGGAGAACTTGCTCGTGCATGCCGGGAT is a window encoding:
- the argC gene encoding N-acetyl-gamma-glutamyl-phosphate reductase is translated as MTLPAKPRIFIDGEAGTTGLQIRARLAERTDLELVSIDAEKRKDDAERARLLNSVDVAILCLPDEASRQAVAMIENDRVRVLDASSAHRVEPGWTYGFPELSTAQEAAIRTSTRVSVPGCYPTGMIGLVRPLVDARLLASDYPVSVHGASGYSGGGRTLVDAMEGRGGAHKLAGPYRAYGLTLDHKHVPEMRTYGGLAHAPLFTPSVGAWRQGMLVEVPLHTRLLGGATGRDLHEALRAHYEASRFVDVMEFGDGSPDVLDPETLAGTNRMELFVFENPAQGHVLLMARFDNLGKGASGAAVQNLDLMLGLDAERDYAVREEVTA
- a CDS encoding TerC family protein, with translation MDLPLWVWFAFIGGVLTMLALDLGVFNRKAHVISVKEAGIWTTVWVSLSLIFAAVIWNWLGPQKGVDWLTGYVVEYSLAVDNIFVFVLVFAAFGVPAQYRHRVLFWGVIGALLMRGAMILVGAQLIDRFHWILYFFGAFLVYAGIKMFKGGHGEEVDLEKNVAVRIARRFFKISPTYDGQKFFTVQNGVRMATPLFLVLLVVEFTDLIFAVDSIPAIFAITTDPFIVFTSNVMAILGLRSMYFLLAHVVDRFIYLKTGLAVILSFIGVKLLLIDVYKIPTSVSLAVIVTVLTLSVVTSLYATRHQAPKPVLQDSHD
- a CDS encoding tryptophan-rich sensory protein encodes the protein MTGLSRQIILVVAVVVTLAMNTIAGIGLLFGRDPGSISDRLPNAFTPAGFTFSIWGLIFLALIAFAAWQARADQRGERLDKLAVPFLLANLFNITWLLAWHSLNYGLSVVIMLALLASLVWLYLRLDIMNLQGAEKFWLGAPISLYFGWISVATIANVTAWLVSRGVTDGLLGIGAQAWSAILIGVASLVGAFLLWRKRDWVFAVVLAWSFYGVYAARPNADVITAVILVGVASLLIAFFLGLRRLRTDPPRPLSA
- the argJ gene encoding bifunctional glutamate N-acetyltransferase/amino-acid acetyltransferase ArgJ, producing the protein MTTFPTGFQAAALAAGIKPSGKVDLTAVVSDRPCAWAFAGTTSAAAAACVTWGRERYATGAAVRALLVNAGNANAATGEGGARDNAEMAASLAALMGTAAEEVLTASTGVIGHRLPMDRVRSGVAALTNRFESDLSPHAHAIMTTDLVAKTAEATLSTGQRLVGVAKGSGMIHPNMATMFAFVYTDADVNQARLRAAFPGVVNRTFNAVTVDGDTSTNDMAVVLANGAGGACDETEFLTALEVVMRDLARQIARDGEGATKLLTVKVAGAASEEDALLAARTCAGSPLLKSAVHGNDPNWGRTIAALGRSGARLDLERLKVSVQGHRVFAGEPLPYDAKAVSGEMRAEEVVFDIDLGVGTASGEAWGCDLSAEYVRINAEYTT